CTTGATGTCGGCCTACGCTCAATCAGCTTCAGTGTTTCTGAGCTGTGTGGATAATGTGGTGAACcatttctggggggggggtgtaaggtACTCTACTGTTATGAAATCACAGGATAGCCATTTATCGCCTAGATGTAGGCTTTCAAAACCTTATAATACCATATTTTGTTATTGTAGGTGCATTTGAACGATGCATCTCAATGTGCTACATATGTAAATACCATTCAGTAATAAATACTACAACTAAAATAGTCAGTATAAGATTATAAAAACAAGGAATTTAAGCATTAAAAGTGTATAGTGTCATCTCAAGAGCCGGTGGTCGTTCTTCTTGCAGGTGGACCCCAAAGACTTCATGCTGACAGGACTCAAGGATGCTACGGTTGGCCGTCTCCCTGGCAAACTGAACGGGCAGCAGTTTGTCATCCAGGAGTGTGAGAACTGCAACATCTTCATCCTGGACCACTCGGCCACCATCACCATCGACGACTGCGTCAACTGCCGCGTTGTGCTGGGCCCCGTCAAGGGCAGCGTCTTCTTCCGCGACTGCAAGGAGATTAAGTGCACGGTGGCCTGCCAGCAGTTCCGCACGCGCGACTGCAAGAAGATGGAGGTGTTCCTGTGCTGCGCGACGCAGCCCATCATCGAGGCCTCCACGGGCATGAAGTTCGGCTGCTTCCAGTACTCCTACCCTGAGCTGGGCGCCCACTTCAGGGACGCCGGCCTCAGCGTCTTCAACAACAACTGGAGCAACATACACGACTTCACGCCGGTCTCCGGCGAGACCAACTGGGGCCTGCTGCCCGAGAGCAGCGCGGTGCTGGACTGCGTGCCGCTGCCGGAGCCCGGATCCGAGTTCGCGTCTGTGCGGATCTCCGCCGACGCCGGAGCGAGCGCGGTGCCGCTGACTCGCGGAGGGAGGCGTAAACAGAGCGACGAGTCCTGCCTCTTCATGTTCTTCGCCGGGGAGCACACCGCCACCGACGCCAGGAAACTCATCGACGAGGCGAGGAGCAACTTCTGGATTCCCCTCTTTAAAATGCATCACACTTTGCGCTTTAGCTGATATATTGGTGCTGGAAATAAGAAAGTAGCCCTGTTACCTACAATGAATGCAAAGACAAACCTGGATATTGATTAGTTTTATTAAACACATAGATAGTATGTAATATATATTAAAACTGGTAAAACATGAG
This region of Conger conger chromosome 17, fConCon1.1, whole genome shotgun sequence genomic DNA includes:
- the LOC133116952 gene encoding protein XRP2-like isoform X1 — encoded protein: MGCFFSKKSKRKSSKKDLTTTTTENSTNNAVSDNVEEAPKYSWDKREKVDPKDFMLTGLKDATVGRLPGKLNGQQFVIQECENCNIFILDHSATITIDDCVNCRVVLGPVKGSVFFRDCKEIKCTVACQQFRTRDCKKMEVFLCCATQPIIEASTGMKFGCFQYSYPELGAHFRDAGLSVFNNNWSNIHDFTPVSGETNWGLLPESSAVLDCVPLPEPGSEFASVRISADAGASAVPLTRGGRRKQSDESCLFMFFAGEHTATDARKLIDEVTRKGFAVIQTKEVSMRPEDVRRVFQNNAETLTELITKGPVVALELNGDGVVETCRKISNEVFGGTQVFVSENKNSSSADVDNFFNFADMQMGL
- the LOC133116952 gene encoding protein XRP2-like isoform X2, whose product is MLTGLKDATVGRLPGKLNGQQFVIQECENCNIFILDHSATITIDDCVNCRVVLGPVKGSVFFRDCKEIKCTVACQQFRTRDCKKMEVFLCCATQPIIEASTGMKFGCFQYSYPELGAHFRDAGLSVFNNNWSNIHDFTPVSGETNWGLLPESSAVLDCVPLPEPGSEFASVRISADAGASAVPLTRGGRRKQSDESCLFMFFAGEHTATDARKLIDEVTRKGFAVIQTKEVSMRPEDVRRVFQNNAETLTELITKGPVVALELNGDGVVETCRKISNEVFGGTQVFVSENKNSSSADVDNFFNFADMQMGL